The Panicum hallii strain FIL2 chromosome 9, PHallii_v3.1, whole genome shotgun sequence genome has a window encoding:
- the LOC112875215 gene encoding universal stress protein A-like protein isoform X1, protein MEDTGPPAAAASAAPGARVDDAGAGAERPVAKELKVVVAVDASEESLHALSWALDNIVRCHPNASLVVVHAQHAVDHFVYPIAAHGIGIAYAPPSAVESMRKAQEENSRRILARALDLCKERQVDATAAVVEGDAKEAICQAVEQMQAGLLVLGSRGLGKIKRAFLGSVSDYLSHHACCPVLVVKPTKAQAK, encoded by the exons ATGGAGGACAccgggccgccggcggcggcggcgagcgcggcgccTGGAGCGAGGGTGGATGATGCTGGTGCTGGTGCCGAGAGGCCGGTGGCCAAGGAGCTCAAGGTGGTGGTCGCCGTGGACGCGAGCGAGGAGAGCCTGCACGCGCTGTCGTGGGCGCTGGACAACATCGTGCGGTGCCACCCGAACGCGTCGCTCGTCGTCGTCCACGCCCAGCACGCCGTCGACCACTTCGTCTACCCCATCGCGGCGCACGGTATCG GCATCGCATACGCGCCGCCCTCGGCGGTGGAGTCCATGCGGAAGGCGCAGGAGGAGAACTCCCGGCGGAtcctggcgcgcgccctggacCTGTGCAAGGAGCGGCAGGTGGACGCCACGGCGGCCGTCGTGGAGGGTGACGCCAAGGAGGCCATCTGCCAGGCCGTCGAGCAGATGCAGGCCGGGCTCCTCGTCCTCGGCAGCCGGGGCCTCGGCAAGATCAAGAG GGCGTTCTTGGGCAGCGTGAGCGACTACCTCAGCCATCACGCCTGCTGCCCGGTGCTGGTCGTCAAGCCGACCAAAGCGCAGGCCAAGTGA
- the LOC112875215 gene encoding universal stress protein A-like protein isoform X2, protein MEDTGPPAAAASAAPGARVDDAGAGAERPVAKELKVVVAVDASEESLHALSWALDNIVRCHPNASLVVVHAQHAVDHFVYPIAAHGIAYAPPSAVESMRKAQEENSRRILARALDLCKERQVDATAAVVEGDAKEAICQAVEQMQAGLLVLGSRGLGKIKRAFLGSVSDYLSHHACCPVLVVKPTKAQAK, encoded by the exons ATGGAGGACAccgggccgccggcggcggcggcgagcgcggcgccTGGAGCGAGGGTGGATGATGCTGGTGCTGGTGCCGAGAGGCCGGTGGCCAAGGAGCTCAAGGTGGTGGTCGCCGTGGACGCGAGCGAGGAGAGCCTGCACGCGCTGTCGTGGGCGCTGGACAACATCGTGCGGTGCCACCCGAACGCGTCGCTCGTCGTCGTCCACGCCCAGCACGCCGTCGACCACTTCGTCTACCCCATCGCGGCGCACG GCATCGCATACGCGCCGCCCTCGGCGGTGGAGTCCATGCGGAAGGCGCAGGAGGAGAACTCCCGGCGGAtcctggcgcgcgccctggacCTGTGCAAGGAGCGGCAGGTGGACGCCACGGCGGCCGTCGTGGAGGGTGACGCCAAGGAGGCCATCTGCCAGGCCGTCGAGCAGATGCAGGCCGGGCTCCTCGTCCTCGGCAGCCGGGGCCTCGGCAAGATCAAGAG GGCGTTCTTGGGCAGCGTGAGCGACTACCTCAGCCATCACGCCTGCTGCCCGGTGCTGGTCGTCAAGCCGACCAAAGCGCAGGCCAAGTGA